One window of Chamaesiphon minutus PCC 6605 genomic DNA carries:
- a CDS encoding helix-turn-helix domain-containing protein: MTNYLDIEQLASLTRSKRGKRGLKEVAREAGISSPSAIYRVENCKVPDMATFQALCDWLNMPPTDLVENYSPGEKLHSREREHNTFAVTKLETATRLTGEEMSELLGIDPEVRRSSLGTELAIRVLNGLRERGLSGQWYWCKYEQIYLKRSEYPIQIDRS, translated from the coding sequence ATGACAAATTATTTGGACATCGAGCAACTAGCGAGTCTCACTCGCAGCAAGCGAGGTAAAAGAGGATTGAAGGAGGTGGCTAGAGAAGCTGGCATTAGTAGCCCTAGCGCAATTTATAGAGTAGAAAATTGCAAGGTTCCAGACATGGCAACTTTTCAAGCTTTGTGTGACTGGTTGAATATGCCACCTACCGATTTGGTTGAGAACTATTCCCCAGGAGAGAAATTGCACAGCCGAGAGCGAGAACACAATACTTTCGCGGTGACAAAACTTGAGACAGCAACAAGATTAACAGGCGAAGAAATGTCTGAATTGCTAGGAATCGATCCTGAAGTTCGCAGAAGTAGTTTAGGGACGGAACTAGCGATTCGAGTATTAAATGGACTAAGAGAGCGCGGTTTAAGTGGACAGTGGTATTGGTGCAAATACGAACAAATTTATCTCAAAAGATCTGAGTATCCCATACAAATCGACCGCTCGTAA
- a CDS encoding DUF7706 family protein encodes MRFSALAILLLEIELTDEQAYALAQYLKRVQFDDFRRRAINEDDAYLMQNAASEVRKALSDAGYDPR; translated from the coding sequence GTGCGCTTCTCCGCCCTTGCGATCCTCTTGCTTGAGATCGAGCTAACTGACGAGCAAGCTTACGCTCTGGCTCAATATCTCAAGCGCGTCCAGTTTGATGATTTCCGCCGCCGCGCCATTAATGAAGATGACGCTTATCTCATGCAAAATGCAGCCTCAGAGGTTCGCAAAGCATTGAGTGATGCGGGATACGATCCGAGGTAA
- a CDS encoding antirestriction protein ArdA, with amino-acid sequence MNDTETPRIYVACLSAYTNAHLHGEWIDVDRDSDEIRKDIKAMLSRSPMAKIEACEDWAIHSYEGFKGITIEEYESIDRVVELAQKLQEHGEAFAAYLDHYNFEDIKDFEDRYQGSYDNEQAFTEEHYSELIDKVEQAGLNPMYIDFEVWARDLFISEFTGVREGYEALYVFRNG; translated from the coding sequence ATGAACGATACAGAAACGCCCAGGATATATGTTGCTTGCTTGTCTGCCTACACAAATGCACATCTACATGGAGAGTGGATCGACGTAGACCGCGACAGTGATGAGATTCGCAAGGATATCAAGGCGATGCTATCCCGATCGCCAATGGCTAAAATCGAAGCCTGTGAAGACTGGGCGATCCATTCTTATGAAGGGTTTAAAGGCATAACGATTGAGGAGTATGAATCGATCGATCGAGTGGTAGAACTAGCCCAAAAACTTCAAGAACACGGCGAAGCATTCGCGGCATATTTGGATCATTATAACTTTGAAGATATTAAAGATTTTGAGGATCGGTATCAGGGCAGCTACGACAACGAGCAAGCATTCACCGAGGAACATTATTCAGAGCTAATCGATAAGGTCGAGCAAGCTGGTTTAAATCCAATGTATATCGATTTTGAAGTGTGGGCGAGAGACTTATTCATCAGCGAATTTACAGGGGTTCGAGAAGGGTATGAAGCTTTATATGTTTTTCGTAATGGCTAA
- a CDS encoding DUF3560 domain-containing protein, translating into MQLNLFDDSVNTPASTELEEKAQEILDNRRDRFESRRERRLDNAHRLGLKNRKLSKSFYERSTSMARCIPMGQPILVGHHSEKRDRRFRRRMWDVMGKSVAASDKAEYYEQKAEAIESNQSIFSDDPDAIEKLKEKIAAAIDRQDFMKAGNKIVKSKKLTIEQKTEQLKAAGHSPMILQPDFCGRVGYADYELTNNNANIRRMKQRLAQLEKALVNAVEVGDTEEEYPDLDLIVRHARTINRVQLIFSGKPSVQIRNLLKSHGFRWAPSESAWQRHLNGFGCRYTLDAIETILKADR; encoded by the coding sequence ATGCAATTAAATTTGTTCGACGACAGTGTTAATACTCCCGCATCAACTGAACTAGAGGAGAAGGCACAAGAAATATTAGACAATCGCCGCGATCGCTTTGAATCTCGCCGAGAGCGGCGGCTAGATAACGCACACCGCCTGGGGTTGAAAAATCGTAAGCTGTCTAAGTCGTTCTATGAAAGATCGACTAGTATGGCGCGATGTATTCCAATGGGTCAGCCGATTTTAGTCGGGCACCATTCGGAAAAACGCGATCGACGGTTCCGTCGTCGGATGTGGGATGTGATGGGTAAATCTGTTGCAGCATCCGATAAGGCTGAGTATTACGAACAGAAAGCCGAGGCGATCGAAAGTAATCAATCGATTTTCAGCGATGACCCCGACGCGATCGAGAAGCTAAAGGAAAAGATTGCAGCAGCGATCGATCGTCAGGACTTCATGAAAGCAGGAAATAAGATCGTTAAAAGTAAGAAACTGACGATCGAACAGAAGACCGAGCAGTTGAAAGCAGCGGGGCACAGTCCCATGATTTTACAGCCCGATTTCTGCGGACGAGTTGGTTATGCAGACTATGAGTTAACAAACAATAACGCTAACATCCGCCGGATGAAGCAAAGACTAGCGCAATTAGAAAAAGCTTTGGTTAATGCGGTTGAGGTTGGTGATACAGAGGAAGAATACCCCGATCTAGATCTGATTGTTCGACATGCCAGAACTATCAATCGTGTTCAGTTGATTTTTAGTGGAAAGCCGAGCGTACAGATTCGGAATCTACTAAAGTCTCACGGTTTCCGGTGGGCACCATCCGAATCAGCTTGGCAGCGGCACTTAAATGGTTTCGGCTGTCGGTATACGCTCGACGCGATTGAGACGATCTTAAAAGCAGATCGATAA